From one Microlunatus sp. Gsoil 973 genomic stretch:
- a CDS encoding YkvA family protein produces MWWHALIGIAVGLLVAYLILLGLLWLASRRAGDPVRLREGMRLLPDLIRLIRRLVADPDLPRGVRVRLALLLGYLLLPVDLVPDFIPVLGYADDAIILVIALRSITRRAGPEALTRHWPGTPAGLAAVRRFAGLPAE; encoded by the coding sequence ATGTGGTGGCACGCGCTCATCGGGATCGCTGTAGGGCTGCTGGTCGCGTACCTGATCCTGCTCGGCCTGCTGTGGCTGGCCTCCCGCCGAGCCGGCGATCCGGTCCGGCTTCGCGAGGGCATGCGACTGTTGCCCGACCTGATCCGGCTGATCCGTCGCCTGGTCGCCGATCCCGACCTGCCCCGAGGCGTGCGCGTCCGGCTGGCACTGTTGCTGGGCTATCTGCTGCTACCCGTCGACCTGGTGCCGGACTTCATCCCGGTTCTCGGTTACGCCGATGACGCCATCATTCTCGTCATCGCCCTCCGTTCCATCACCCGCCGAGCCGGTCCGGAGGCTCTCACCCGACACTGGCCGGGAACGCCGGCCGGTCTCGCCGCGGTGCGCCGCTTCGCCGGCCTGCCGGCGGAGTAA
- a CDS encoding GNAT family N-acetyltransferase, producing the protein MILVPTDEALGIRRLFDAEYLGFVVDAMVAGATPARVWVDDVAVPAASLIWDGSHTVYLAGAVGDEARAWRQLFDEVVAPSRPGFLKLYLSEATAAAVFPDRDLERRDRVLYRLARPNPQDRSERLPEGFGIASITERFGDLSALSGFSDVVAEIESGWPSVREFQHRGFGYVAHTASTIACWCTAEYRSARHCGTGIETQPGYRRRGLATLTASAFVAECVRRGLVAYWDAWATNLPSIAVAERVGFERVADYAICVGDFS; encoded by the coding sequence GTGATCTTGGTGCCCACCGATGAAGCTCTCGGCATCCGTCGGCTGTTCGATGCCGAGTATCTGGGCTTCGTCGTCGATGCGATGGTCGCCGGTGCCACGCCGGCCCGGGTCTGGGTCGACGACGTCGCCGTCCCCGCGGCTTCACTCATCTGGGACGGCAGCCATACCGTCTACCTGGCCGGTGCGGTCGGTGACGAGGCTCGAGCCTGGCGGCAGCTGTTCGACGAAGTGGTCGCGCCCTCCCGTCCGGGATTCCTGAAGTTGTACCTTTCCGAAGCCACCGCAGCCGCGGTCTTCCCCGACCGGGACCTGGAGCGACGCGATCGGGTCCTTTACCGGCTGGCCCGGCCGAACCCGCAGGATCGCTCGGAGCGACTGCCGGAGGGTTTCGGCATAGCGTCGATCACCGAGCGATTCGGCGACCTGTCCGCCCTGTCCGGATTCTCCGACGTCGTCGCCGAGATTGAATCGGGATGGCCGTCAGTGCGGGAGTTCCAGCACAGGGGCTTCGGCTACGTCGCGCACACCGCATCGACGATCGCCTGTTGGTGCACCGCCGAGTACCGCAGTGCGCGGCACTGCGGGACCGGCATCGAGACCCAGCCCGGATACCGTCGGCGCGGACTGGCGACGCTGACCGCGAGCGCGTTCGTCGCGGAGTGCGTACGGCGCGGGCTGGTCGCGTACTGGGATGCGTGGGCGACGAACCTGCCGTCGATCGCCGTCGCTGAGCGGGTCGGATTCGAGCGGGTCGCCGACTACGCGATCTGTGTCGGTGACTTCTCCTGA
- a CDS encoding LCP family protein gives MAEDDWNWELPRRALEPQHGPDRPRPRRARRAAPEEGIAGGFRRSVLFTILGSFLPGLGLIAARRRLVGGIILAAFLTLVLGGLIWALADPRSLLATAVDPGLLKLITVGLIVLGVVWVLVIIASHLSLTRGPLRRGQRVGASILVGALTFVIAAPVAVGARYSYDQASLVSTVFHQQKHSESATRPSAEPTAKSDPWKNKPRVNILLLGGDAGPDRTGTRTDTVMIASIDTKTGDTTLISLPRNTARMPFPPKSPLAKYYPNGFTNGDGNNAEYFLNAMYDNVPATVPKNILGKTDNLGADVLKLSVGEAIGLKIDYYVLIDLAGFKKLIDALGGITVNINTYVAIGGSTDEHRPPNSWLHPGANQHLNGAKALWFARGRYGADDFQRMDRQRCVVDAIIQQANPANVLTRYEAIARAGKEIVKTDIPQEALPAFVELSMRAKKGNVRSLVFKHGVNGFSSPDPDFDLVRHQVAKAIDETVHPPKKAKKPGKSGSAKGSGGSSSSRTSPSPQSESAADACAFDPQMAANAQPPG, from the coding sequence GTGGCCGAGGACGACTGGAACTGGGAGTTGCCCAGGCGCGCCCTGGAGCCACAGCACGGTCCCGACCGCCCCCGCCCGCGCCGGGCACGCCGGGCCGCGCCCGAGGAGGGCATTGCGGGCGGCTTCCGTCGCAGCGTCCTCTTCACCATCCTAGGCTCCTTCCTTCCCGGTCTCGGTCTGATCGCAGCCCGCCGGCGACTGGTCGGCGGCATCATCCTCGCGGCGTTCCTCACCCTGGTGCTCGGCGGCCTGATCTGGGCACTTGCGGATCCGCGGTCACTGCTGGCCACCGCTGTCGATCCCGGCCTACTCAAGTTGATCACAGTCGGACTGATCGTGCTCGGCGTGGTCTGGGTGCTGGTGATCATCGCCAGCCATCTCAGCCTGACCCGGGGACCGTTGCGGCGCGGTCAGCGGGTCGGCGCCAGCATCCTGGTCGGTGCACTGACCTTCGTGATCGCCGCACCGGTGGCCGTCGGCGCCCGCTACAGCTATGACCAGGCCAGCCTGGTGTCGACCGTCTTCCACCAGCAGAAGCACTCCGAGAGCGCGACGCGGCCGAGTGCTGAGCCGACCGCCAAGTCCGACCCGTGGAAGAACAAGCCGCGTGTCAACATCCTGCTCCTCGGCGGTGACGCTGGTCCGGACCGCACCGGGACGCGGACCGATACCGTGATGATCGCCAGCATCGATACCAAGACCGGCGACACGACCTTGATCAGTCTGCCGCGCAACACCGCGCGGATGCCGTTCCCGCCGAAGTCCCCGCTGGCCAAGTACTACCCGAATGGATTCACCAACGGTGACGGCAACAATGCCGAGTACTTCCTGAACGCGATGTACGACAACGTGCCCGCGACGGTGCCCAAGAACATCCTCGGCAAGACCGACAATCTCGGCGCCGACGTGCTCAAGCTGTCGGTCGGCGAGGCGATCGGGCTCAAGATCGACTACTACGTGTTGATCGATCTTGCCGGGTTCAAGAAGTTGATCGACGCACTCGGCGGGATCACAGTCAACATCAACACCTACGTCGCGATCGGTGGGAGCACCGACGAGCACCGGCCGCCGAACTCCTGGCTGCACCCGGGTGCCAACCAGCACCTCAACGGCGCCAAGGCGCTCTGGTTCGCCCGCGGCCGCTACGGTGCCGACGACTTCCAGCGGATGGACCGACAACGCTGCGTGGTGGACGCGATCATCCAGCAGGCCAATCCGGCCAACGTGCTGACCCGCTACGAGGCGATCGCCCGAGCGGGCAAGGAGATCGTCAAGACCGACATCCCCCAGGAAGCTCTGCCCGCCTTCGTCGAACTGAGCATGCGGGCCAAGAAGGGCAACGTACGCAGCCTGGTCTTCAAGCACGGTGTCAACGGATTCTCCAGTCCCGACCCGGATTTCGATCTGGTACGCCACCAGGTCGCCAAGGCGATCGACGAAACGGTCCATCCCCCCAAGAAGGCCAAGAAGCCGGGCAAGTCCGGTTCGGCCAAGGGCTCCGGCGGATCGTCATCATCCCGGACGTCGCCCTCGCCGCAGAGTGAGTCGGCCGCAGACGCCTGTGCGTTCGATCCGCAGATGGCCGCGAACGCCCAGCCTCCGGGCTGA
- a CDS encoding NAD(P)H-quinone oxidoreductase, with protein sequence MRAITVDQPGGPEVLQLDEVADPVPGPGELLVEVVAAGVNRADLQQRIGVYPPPPGASGIIGLECSGRIAAVGGEVDGWQVGDPCVALLAGGGYAERVAVPAGQVVRPPDGIDLVTAGGLLEVAATVVSNADLVGLDDGETFLVHGGAGGIGSFAIQYAKQLGATVIATAGSPKKLDHCRALGADLAVSYRDDWSAAIADFTGRGVDVILDNMGAKYLDANTAALAPDGRLVIIGLQGGSRAELDLGRLLSRRCSVTATSLRGRPVEQKAAIVARVADTVWPMYAAGRIRAAPETRFGLADAAQAHSRLESGENVGKILLLP encoded by the coding sequence ATGCGTGCAATCACGGTGGATCAGCCCGGCGGCCCTGAGGTGTTGCAGCTCGACGAGGTGGCCGATCCCGTCCCCGGGCCGGGCGAACTGCTGGTCGAGGTCGTCGCTGCGGGGGTCAACCGGGCCGATCTGCAGCAGCGGATCGGGGTCTACCCGCCGCCGCCGGGTGCCTCCGGCATCATCGGCCTGGAGTGCTCGGGGAGGATCGCGGCCGTCGGCGGGGAGGTCGACGGTTGGCAGGTCGGGGACCCGTGCGTCGCGCTGCTGGCCGGCGGCGGCTATGCGGAACGCGTTGCCGTGCCGGCAGGTCAGGTCGTCCGGCCGCCGGACGGAATCGATCTGGTCACCGCGGGTGGGTTGCTGGAGGTCGCCGCGACCGTCGTCTCCAATGCCGACCTGGTCGGGCTCGATGACGGTGAGACGTTTCTGGTGCACGGCGGCGCGGGCGGTATCGGTTCCTTCGCCATCCAGTACGCCAAGCAACTCGGCGCGACCGTCATCGCCACCGCCGGCAGCCCGAAGAAGTTGGATCACTGCCGCGCACTCGGCGCCGATCTTGCGGTCAGCTATCGCGACGACTGGTCTGCGGCGATCGCCGACTTCACCGGCCGCGGCGTCGACGTGATCCTGGACAACATGGGCGCGAAGTATCTCGACGCCAACACCGCTGCCCTGGCACCCGACGGCCGGCTGGTGATCATCGGCCTGCAGGGCGGGTCGCGTGCCGAGCTCGACCTCGGACGGCTGCTCAGTCGGCGGTGCTCGGTGACCGCCACCTCACTGCGCGGACGCCCGGTGGAACAGAAGGCCGCGATCGTCGCTCGGGTGGCCGACACGGTGTGGCCGATGTACGCCGCCGGCCGGATCAGGGCGGCGCCGGAGACGCGGTTCGGTCTGGCCGACGCCGCCCAGGCTCATTCCAGGCTGGAGTCCGGGGAGAATGTCGGCAAGATCCTGCTTCTCCCGTAG
- a CDS encoding LacI family DNA-binding transcriptional regulator — translation MRDKAGKPARTTLRMVAELAGVSTATVSYVLSGRTGGRTGVSEATMARVRLAAQELNYHPNQAARAIRTGKTNLVLLSLTMLSDPWAQEVGRAVSAAVTPAGLTALILADGDWATAITRQPCDVAFIDSARTADQREVLRRLARSGYRLVVFDDELEPDGFDVIRSEATEGCRLAVRHLLESHDRIGCLTTRMGRNLEHRRYAVYLEELEAAGIAHREDYVETIDLDPTSAYAAAVRMLSSPDRPTAIYAISDFAAMSAVQAALRLRLRVPEDVAIIGVGNTVEGERMEPSLSSVGPTDFFTRLAEILRDRATGEQPGSGTLYDFSWSLFARETTLGQPVGSALPSNSTTNHSRSHRTES, via the coding sequence ATGCGGGACAAGGCTGGGAAGCCCGCTCGCACCACCTTGCGCATGGTCGCCGAGCTCGCCGGCGTCTCCACTGCGACAGTCTCCTACGTGCTGTCCGGCCGGACGGGCGGACGCACCGGAGTCTCCGAGGCGACGATGGCCCGCGTCCGGCTGGCTGCGCAGGAGCTCAACTATCACCCCAACCAGGCCGCAAGGGCGATCCGTACCGGCAAGACCAATCTGGTGCTGCTCTCCCTGACGATGCTGTCCGATCCGTGGGCCCAGGAGGTCGGCCGGGCGGTCAGCGCGGCGGTGACACCTGCCGGTCTGACGGCGCTGATCCTGGCCGACGGTGACTGGGCGACTGCGATCACCCGTCAACCTTGCGACGTTGCCTTCATCGACAGCGCAAGGACCGCCGACCAGCGGGAAGTGCTCCGCCGACTCGCTCGCAGCGGTTACCGGCTGGTCGTGTTCGATGACGAGTTGGAACCGGACGGATTCGATGTCATCCGGTCCGAGGCGACCGAGGGCTGCCGGCTGGCTGTCCGCCACCTGCTCGAGTCCCATGATCGGATCGGTTGTCTGACCACCAGGATGGGTCGCAACCTGGAGCACCGCCGCTATGCGGTCTATCTCGAGGAACTCGAGGCGGCCGGGATCGCTCACCGCGAGGACTACGTCGAGACCATCGATCTCGACCCGACCAGCGCGTACGCCGCGGCGGTACGGATGCTCAGCAGTCCGGATCGGCCAACGGCCATCTATGCGATCTCCGACTTCGCAGCGATGAGCGCCGTCCAGGCCGCCCTTCGATTGCGACTGCGGGTTCCCGAGGACGTCGCGATCATCGGAGTCGGCAACACTGTGGAGGGTGAACGGATGGAGCCGTCGCTGTCCAGCGTCGGCCCGACCGACTTCTTCACGCGGCTTGCCGAGATCCTGCGGGACCGGGCCACCGGCGAACAACCCGGTTCGGGCACGCTGTACGACTTCAGCTGGTCACTGTTCGCCCGCGAGACGACGCTCGGCCAGCCCGTCGGATCGGCCCTGCCGTCCAACAGCACCACCAATCACTCCCGATCACATCGAACAGAAAGTTGA
- a CDS encoding Gfo/Idh/MocA family protein: MSQQATSVGTRELSIGLVGFGMRAGLWRYAHRPDDPTLPSRVTIVCDVGERGRADARKALPEAEITDDLDRLLASGIDAVLVTTPDDQHFPVALKALQAGVAVFCEKPLAITIEDCDSLLQTAMQTGTRLYVGHNMRHMPMVRQMRELITSGRIGEVKAIWCRHFVGNGGDFYFKDWHADRSRSTGLLLQKGAHDLDVIHWLAGGYSETVTAMGDLMVYGNIADRADHSEERMPEWYSLDNWPPTELTGLNEVVDVEDVSMMQMRLDNGVLASYEQCHFTPDYWRNYTVIGTRGRIENLGDGPGDKIVIWDRRHDGSAEPDETVIIGAADGGSHGGADPRLMEEFLRFAADGGITDTSPVAARQAVAAGVIATQSLRSDSSARRVPPLPQELIDYFENGQSR, translated from the coding sequence ATGAGCCAACAAGCGACATCGGTTGGTACCCGTGAACTGTCCATCGGCCTTGTCGGCTTCGGCATGCGCGCCGGACTCTGGCGCTATGCCCACCGGCCGGACGATCCGACGCTGCCCAGCCGCGTCACGATCGTCTGTGATGTCGGCGAACGCGGGCGGGCGGACGCCCGCAAGGCGCTACCGGAGGCCGAGATCACCGACGATCTTGATCGGCTTCTTGCCTCAGGCATCGACGCGGTGCTGGTGACCACTCCGGATGATCAACATTTCCCGGTGGCGCTGAAAGCGTTGCAGGCCGGGGTTGCGGTCTTCTGCGAGAAGCCGCTGGCGATCACCATCGAGGACTGTGACTCCCTGCTGCAGACCGCGATGCAGACCGGGACCCGGCTCTACGTCGGCCACAACATGCGTCACATGCCCATGGTCCGCCAGATGCGCGAGCTGATCACCAGTGGTCGGATCGGGGAGGTCAAGGCGATCTGGTGCCGGCACTTCGTGGGCAACGGCGGCGACTTCTACTTCAAGGACTGGCACGCCGATCGCAGCCGGTCCACCGGTCTGTTGCTGCAGAAGGGCGCCCATGATCTTGATGTGATCCACTGGCTGGCCGGAGGCTACAGCGAGACGGTGACGGCGATGGGCGACCTGATGGTCTACGGCAACATCGCCGATCGTGCCGATCACAGCGAGGAGCGGATGCCGGAGTGGTACAGCCTGGACAACTGGCCGCCGACCGAGCTCACCGGGCTGAACGAGGTGGTCGACGTCGAGGATGTGTCGATGATGCAGATGCGGCTGGACAACGGGGTGCTCGCGTCGTACGAGCAGTGTCATTTCACCCCGGACTACTGGCGCAACTACACGGTGATCGGCACCAGGGGCCGGATCGAGAATCTCGGTGACGGACCGGGCGACAAGATCGTGATCTGGGACCGCCGCCACGACGGCAGTGCCGAACCGGACGAGACGGTGATCATCGGTGCCGCCGACGGTGGCAGCCATGGTGGCGCCGATCCCCGGCTGATGGAGGAGTTCCTGCGGTTCGCGGCCGACGGTGGCATCACCGACACCTCGCCGGTGGCCGCCCGCCAGGCCGTGGCTGCGGGTGTCATCGCCACCCAGTCACTGCGCTCGGACAGCTCTGCCCGTCGAGTCCCGCCGCTCCCCCAGGAGTTGATCGACTACTTCGAGAACGGCCAGTCCCGCTGA